The sequence CACGGCGTATGCGCCAGGGCCAGCACGAACGCGAAGCGGTCCAGCACCACCAGCCGCCAGTCGCGAGAGAACGCCACCAGCAGCGCGAGCGCCAGCACCGTCCCCGGCACCGCGAAGGGCCACACCGCCATGGCCTCCACGCCCGCGCCGCCGCGACGGAACGCCCGCCGCAGGAGCGCACCCGCGAGCCCCAGCCCCACCACCAGCAATCCCGCCCCGGCCGCGAGCAACACGCTGCGCCCCGTGGCCCGCACGGTGCGAGCGTCCCAAAGCACCCCGGACCAGTGCGACAGCGTCAGCGTGTCCCACGTCAGCGCCGCGCCGAAGCTGCGTTGCAGCGACGTCAACAGGATGGCGGCCAGGGGAAGGACCACCAGCACGCCACCCACCGCCCCCACGCCCATGAGCGCCCAGGACCGCCAGGCCCCCAGCGAGATCACACGCGGAGACACGCCCTTGCCCGCGCTCAAGCGAACCCGTCCGGTCCGGCCCAGCCCCCAGGTCAGTCCCAATGCCAGCGGAGTGAGCAGCAGGAGGAACGACGCAAGCACCGACGCACGAGGCAAGCCCTCCTCGCTGCCCAGCAGCACCAGCTCATAGATGCGAGTGGTGAGGACGCGAGTGGGCGGCGATGCGGAGACCCCCAGCAGGTACGGCACGCCGAAGGACGACGCGGCCATGAGGAACACCATCACCGAGCCCGACAGCAGCGCGGGCAACACCAGGGGCACCGTGGTGTTCAGGAGGGCGCGAAGCGGCGAAGCACCACACACACGGGCTGCTTCTTCGAGCGCGGGATCCACGCGCCGCAACGCCGCCGCCCCCGCGAGCAGCACCAGCGGCAGGCCCGACAGGCCCTCCACGAACGCGATACCCGCCGCGCCATAAAGGTCGAGCACGTCCGAGCCCAGCATGCGGTTCAGGTAGCCAGCGCGAGGGCTCGCGAGCGACAGCCACCCCATGCCCCAGATGAACGCAGGGATGGCGGAAGGCAGCGTGAACAGCACGGTGAACGCGCCACGAAGGGGCAGGTCCGTGCGGAACAGGAGGAACGCCAGAGGAGCACCCAGGCACAGCGCCCAAGCTGTCGCGCCCAGCGAAATGCCCAGCGTGTTCACCAGCGCCCCGGACTCCGCCGCGAGCACCGCGCCCAATCCACCGGTCGCCGCCCCCACGCCCCGGACGAGCAACGCCACGACCGGCACCACCGCGAAGAGCATCAGCGGCACCAGCCACGCGGCCAATGCAATCCACCGGCCTCTCATCGCGCGTCCCCAGCGATAAGAAAAAGAGAGCCCAGTTGGGCCACCCCGTCCAAGGCGCAGCGCACGAACTGGTCCAACAGTCGGACCAGTTGGGACCACCGCCCCGGCCGCCCCGGGGCCGACGGATGCCCGAGGCCACGCCCCACCTCGCCATCCACCTGTCGGACAGGTTTGGACAGTCGCCCTGGCCTGGCCGGTGCCAACGAGCCCACATGGCCACTCCCCATCCCATCGCCCACCTCAGGGGCGGAGCGTCCCGTCCACCCGGGCAGCTGAAACGGGTCCGACTGTCGGACCCGTTGAGACGACCGCCCCGGCCCCGCCCGGACTGACGACGTCCAACGGCCATTACGAATCTCGTCACCCGCCGTGGGCAGAAGGCCCCGGGTCCGCCCAAGCAGCGGTAACGGGTCCGACAGTTGGACCCGTTGGGAAGTCCCGGGCCGAGGGTGCCCGGTCCATCGGAGCAATGGAAACGGGTCCGACCGTCGGACCCGTTGGGGTCGGGTCGGGCAGAAGGCGGACCTCGTGGATGGTCTGAGGTCTTGGGTTCGGCTTCGCGCCTGGGGCTGGGCCACCTCGCCGCGGAGGGCCTTGGCGCCACGGTGGAGGCGTTCGTGGATCATCGCGCGAACGCCCGGCTGAAGGCTTCCTTGATGTCGCCTCCGTGCAGCAGCCCCTGCTCCAGCAGTTCCGGAGTCCAGGCCTGCGCGCGGCCCAGCAACCCCTCCACACCGGACTCTCCACGGGGGCCGCTCAGGCGCGGATCCACCGCGTGCATGTCCCCCTTCTCCACGATGATCCGCTGACCCTCAGGGGACAGCAGCACGTCCACCAGCGCCTTCGCCGCCACCGGGTTTCGCGTCGATGCGAACAGCCCCACCGGGCCGGGGATGACCACCGCGCCGTCCTCCGGCCAGATGATTTCGATCGGGCTGCCCTTCGCTTTCGCCGCCAGCGCGTTCTCCAGCAGCAGCACGCCCGCATCTACCTCGCCGCTCTCCACCTTCTGGAGCACCGCCGCGTTGCCTCCCGCCACCACCGCGCCCTTGTCCCTCAGCCCCGCGAAGTACGCCTCTCCTCGCTTCGCGTGCAGGAACACCGCCCACGTGAACGCGGTGCCTGACGTGAGCGGATCCCCGATGGCCGCCCTGCCCTTCCAGCTTCCGTCCACCAGCGCCGCGAACGACTTCGGCGCATCGCCCGCGCCCAACCGGTGCACCAGCACCATCGTGGACAGCCGCACCGCCGCGTACCTCGCGTCCAGGTCCAGCAACGTGCGAGGAATGCGCAGCGCGTTCACGGAGGCGTAGCGCAGGAACGCTCCGTCCCGAGCCAGCCGCTCGTACAGGAACGGATCCGACGTCATCAGCACGTCCGCGCGCACCGCGCCCGCGGCCCGCTCCGCTTCCAGCCGGCTGGCCACCTTCTCGCTGCCCGCCTGGTACCAGTGCACCTGCACGCCGGGCAGCCGCTCCTTCAGCAACGGCTCCATCGCGTCCAGCACGTGCCGGTACATCGACGTGTAGACCCACACCTCACCGGACGGCGTCGCGGCCTGCGTCACGGCGGCGCCTCCCGACGGCGCGGCGGATTCGATGCGGCACGCGGCCAGGAGGATCAGCGCGAGGAGCGGACCCACGCGCCGCACAAGGAGGGGGATGCGCATGCGGGTGTCGATTATGCGGCACCCGCCCTCCCTGCACACCCACCGCGCAGCGATGGCTCCTGCACATTCAGCCCGCGCGCCCGTTGTCCCCGGCCCCTCGGGGTCCCAACGTCCGCCTTCCAGACGCCACCTGCCCCTCTGGAAGGACGCCCGTACATGACCCGGAAGGAATTCCTCGCCGCGACGCTGTCGCTGATGGTCGCCCCGCCCGTGCTGGGCGCTTCGCCCACCAAGGCGAAGAACGCGCCCGCCGTGCCCCGCCGCAAGCTGGGCCGCACCGGCCAGGAGGTGTCCTGCGTGGGACTCGGGGGCTTCCACATCGGCAAGCAGAAGGACGAGTCGGAGAGCA comes from Corallococcus macrosporus and encodes:
- a CDS encoding ABC transporter permease; the encoded protein is MRGRWIALAAWLVPLMLFAVVPVVALLVRGVGAATGGLGAVLAAESGALVNTLGISLGATAWALCLGAPLAFLLFRTDLPLRGAFTVLFTLPSAIPAFIWGMGWLSLASPRAGYLNRMLGSDVLDLYGAAGIAFVEGLSGLPLVLLAGAAALRRVDPALEEAARVCGASPLRALLNTTVPLVLPALLSGSVMVFLMAASSFGVPYLLGVSASPPTRVLTTRIYELVLLGSEEGLPRASVLASFLLLLTPLALGLTWGLGRTGRVRLSAGKGVSPRVISLGAWRSWALMGVGAVGGVLVVLPLAAILLTSLQRSFGAALTWDTLTLSHWSGVLWDARTVRATGRSVLLAAGAGLLVVGLGLAGALLRRAFRRGGAGVEAMAVWPFAVPGTVLALALLVAFSRDWRLVVLDRFAFVLALAHTPWLLLVGYVAKYLALGERNSSEALAQVDPSLAEAARVGGAGPVRAFVDATLPLLRPALTVAFVLAFLACATEITLSVLLVPAGSEVLGTLLFELQSYADPAAAAVLACAFVALVVAGQAVLAWARRRVPEVR
- a CDS encoding ABC transporter substrate-binding protein: MRIPLLVRRVGPLLALILLAACRIESAAPSGGAAVTQAATPSGEVWVYTSMYRHVLDAMEPLLKERLPGVQVHWYQAGSEKVASRLEAERAAGAVRADVLMTSDPFLYERLARDGAFLRYASVNALRIPRTLLDLDARYAAVRLSTMVLVHRLGAGDAPKSFAALVDGSWKGRAAIGDPLTSGTAFTWAVFLHAKRGEAYFAGLRDKGAVVAGGNAAVLQKVESGEVDAGVLLLENALAAKAKGSPIEIIWPEDGAVVIPGPVGLFASTRNPVAAKALVDVLLSPEGQRIIVEKGDMHAVDPRLSGPRGESGVEGLLGRAQAWTPELLEQGLLHGGDIKEAFSRAFAR